The following nucleotide sequence is from Candidatus Neomarinimicrobiota bacterium.
GTGGTTCGTCGAATCCCGGAAAGGCCAACATAACCGAAAGCGAGATTGGTACATATGGAAGGAGGCTCAACCGGACGGTAGCCCCCCGAACAATTGGGAAGCGTTCACTGGAGAGTCCGCCTGGGAATGGGATGAAGAGACAGAACAATACTACCTACATCTTTTCTTCAAAGAACAACCCGACCTCAACTGGCGCAATCCGGAGGTGGTTGAGGCGATGCACGATGTGCTTCGCTTTTGGCTCGACAGGGGTGTGGACGGATTTCGAATGGACGCTGTAGTCTGCTGCGCCAAGGACTCCGGCTTGACCGATAATCCACCCATAGGGGATAACAGTCCTTTCAGATCAGCAGGCCTGAAGCAGGAACCGGTCTATACGATGAATCAACCCGGGATCCACGACATATTGCGCCGGTTTCGTGGCCTGCTCGACAGTTATGGAGATGAGCGAGTCATGATTGGTGAAACGTTTGTATTTGAGCCCACCGAACTGGCCAAGTACTATGGGAAGAACCTGGATGAATTTCAAATTCCTTTCAACTTCATTACCATGATGACGTCCTGGAGAGCAGGCGAGATGAAGCAAAGCATCACCGCATACTATGATGCGCTCCCCCAGGGAGCAACACCCAATTTCGTATTCGGCAACCATGATGAGCATCGACTTGCCACTCGCTTCGGTCCGGATAATCTCCGTTCGGCGGCTATGCTGCTGTTGACCTTATGGGGTATTCCGATGATGTATTACGCGGACGAGCTGGGTATGGAGAACGTAGACATTCCTCCGGAACGGAGGTTGGACCCTTTGGGCAAACAGAAACCCAATCTGGACCTGGGCCGCGATCCCGAACGTACACCCATGCAGTGGGATGCCTCCCCTAACGCGGGCTTTTCATCCCCGAGGGCAAGTCCTTGGCTGCCCGTTGCTGAGAATTATAAGGAAGTCAACGTTTCCCGTCAGCAACGTGACCCATCGTCGACGCTTAATTTCTACAAAAGTTTGCTGAGGTTGCGTCGTGAAATGCCGGCTCTACATCGAGGGGATTTTACCCTTTTTGAGGAGATGCCAGGGGAGATAATGGCCTATGTCCGGAGTGCGGAACGGAAAAGAGTGCTTGTGGTTGTCAATTTCGGAGCTAGTGGACGTACTCTGGATCTGTCATCTCTCAACGATTCTGGCGAACTGCTGCTCTCCTCAGAATTCAGAAAACCTGGCAGGGTGGTTCTTTCTGAACTGGCTCTGAATCCTCACGAGAGTTTGCTGATACTGCTATCGTAAAGGGGACACCTGGTATCTCATATGGCATTAAAGGATGGATCCGAAGCAAGAACGCAGGCAGATAATCACACCCACACCATAAGAGTTCTAATGAAACGCCATACCAGAGTGAGACCATGGTTTCGTTTCTTGACCGTCTTCCAGAAACCGCCGTGCACGCCACGAATAACCTGGAAACTTCTCACAATCCCTGAGATCATGCTGCATTGAAATCCGTCCAGTTCATCTTCGGCGTTCACAATCACCAACCCGTGGGCAATTTCGACTTCGTCTTTGAAGAAGCGTACGAGAAAAGCTACAGACCGTTTGTGGACGTATTGGAAGATCATTCGTCACTCTCCACAGTGCTCCATTTTAGCGGGTGTCTCATTGAGTGGATAGAAGATCATCACCCAGGCTTTCTTGACCGGGTGGCAAAACTCGTGGAACGGGGCAATACGGAACTCCTGTCGGGGGGTTTCTATGAGCCTATTCTGTCCGTTGTTCCTGATCATGACAAGGTGGGTCAAATCCAGAAAATGAATGATTATCTCACGACGCGGTTCGATTACACACCCACTGGCATCTGGCTCACGGAACGTGTGTGGGAGCCGCACCTGGCAAAACCCATTCGGGAAGCTGGAATTGAATATACGACGATAGATGACTTCCATTTTCTGGCCAGCGGGAAGACGCTCACCGACCTCACAGGGTATTTCACGACTGAGGAACAGGGACACAGCCTTGCCGTATTTCCCATACACCGGAAACTCCGGTATGCCATGCCTTTTGAGGATCCCAAGGATACGATAGAGTATCTCAGAACCTTTGCCACCGAGGAAGGAGATCGGCTCATTGTCATGGCTGACGACGGTGAAAAATTCGGACTCTGGCCCGGCACCTTCGAACGGTGTTACGGACAGGAGAACTGGCTGGAGGAGTTCTTCACGATTCTTGAAGAGAATCAAGAATGGCTGAAAACCACGACGTTCAAGGAATACCATCTGAATCATCCACCGTCGGGACGCATCTACCTTCCCAGCACAAGCTATTTTGAGATGAATGAGTGGACGCTTCCCGCGCGAGGCGGGAAGGAGTTTTCGGAACTTCTTGACCAATTCCGGGATCAGGACAGTCTTGAACGGGTTCGACCTTTCCTCAGAGGTGGGACATGGCGAAATTTTCTTGCCATCTACGATGAATCGAACTGGATGCAGAAGCGAACGACGGAGGTATCCCATCGAGTTGCTTCGGACCGTTCACTCACGGACGGGAAGCGGAAGGAAGCTCAGGACGAGGTGTGGAAGAGTCAGTGTAACTGCGCCTACTGGCACGGGGTATTCGGAGGACTTTACCTGCCTCATCTTCGTCACGCCGTTTATGAGCATCTCATATCCGCCGAAAAACTGCTTGAGGACAACAGCGTAATAGATTTCACGCCCGGCGACATCGATGGGGACGGGGCGGTGGAATACCGTCTTCGTTCTGAAACGCTTAACCTGATCGCAAGTGAACGTGGGGGAACGATTCGCGAATTTGACTATTTGCCCAGAAATTTTAATCTATTGAATACGTTGCGTCGCCACCCCGAAAGCTACCACGCGAAGGTCAAGACGGCACGTGTTGGAAAATCTAAGAGTGGGACAATCCATCGGTCCATGCCTGCAAAGGAGCCGGGTCTCGGAAGTCTTCTTCAATACGATCCTTGGCCCCGGGAGATGTTGATTGATCACTTTGTCCCGGCGGGCACGCGTGCTGCGGCGATGAAAAAAAATGCACCTGAAAGGGGAGATTTCCCCACCGCCATCTACAGTTCCGAATTTGACGGGACGTTAAGCTTAACTCGTGACGGAAAGGCATTTGGCAGGAGAGTTGGAATTCAGAAGAGACTGTCGCTGAATGAGTCAGAGGTGAAGATAGAGATTTCCGTTGCGAACCATGACGAAAAGAATCTTCCCGGTCTCTATGCCTGTGAATTAAATTTTGCCATGCTTGGTGGACACACTCCTGATCGCTACTATGAAATCAACGGTAAACCGGCTCAGCGGAGGTTTCTGGATACCACCTCCGGGGAGTTCGGTGTCAGGTCCATTGGGGTGGTAAGCGAAGATGACGGTTTCCGGGCTCTGGTGTTTTTTACCCGCCCCACTAGCTTGTTGCGTTTCCCGGTAGAAACGGTATCCATGTCTGAAGCGGGGCTCGAGCGAATCTATCAGAGTTCGGTTATCTTACCCTATTGGAAATTGGGTCTTCGTCCGGGCGAATCGGCAAACCCACAGTTCGTGATACGGCTGGAGCCGCTGGAATAGGTCAACATTAATGAAATTTGGCCCCTACAAAATCGCCTATTTCAGCGCCGAAATGGGCTTGACGTCAAGCCTGCCTACCTACAGTGGA
It contains:
- a CDS encoding alpha-amylase family glycosyl hydrolase, translating into MSHEFIWWKHGVFYQIYPRSFMDSDGDGVGDLQGIIDRLDYLTGLGVDAVWISPIFASPMVDYGYDVSDHTAIHPSFGDMETFDRLLSAAHERNIRIVLDFVPNHTSRQHPWFVESRKGQHNRKRDWYIWKEAQPDGSPPNNWEAFTGESAWEWDEETEQYYLHLFFKEQPDLNWRNPEVVEAMHDVLRFWLDRGVDGFRMDAVVCCAKDSGLTDNPPIGDNSPFRSAGLKQEPVYTMNQPGIHDILRRFRGLLDSYGDERVMIGETFVFEPTELAKYYGKNLDEFQIPFNFITMMTSWRAGEMKQSITAYYDALPQGATPNFVFGNHDEHRLATRFGPDNLRSAAMLLLTLWGIPMMYYADELGMENVDIPPERRLDPLGKQKPNLDLGRDPERTPMQWDASPNAGFSSPRASPWLPVAENYKEVNVSRQQRDPSSTLNFYKSLLRLRREMPALHRGDFTLFEEMPGEIMAYVRSAERKRVLVVVNFGASGRTLDLSSLNDSGELLLSSEFRKPGRVVLSELALNPHESLLILLS
- a CDS encoding alpha-amylase/4-alpha-glucanotransferase domain-containing protein, translating into MKSVQFIFGVHNHQPVGNFDFVFEEAYEKSYRPFVDVLEDHSSLSTVLHFSGCLIEWIEDHHPGFLDRVAKLVERGNTELLSGGFYEPILSVVPDHDKVGQIQKMNDYLTTRFDYTPTGIWLTERVWEPHLAKPIREAGIEYTTIDDFHFLASGKTLTDLTGYFTTEEQGHSLAVFPIHRKLRYAMPFEDPKDTIEYLRTFATEEGDRLIVMADDGEKFGLWPGTFERCYGQENWLEEFFTILEENQEWLKTTTFKEYHLNHPPSGRIYLPSTSYFEMNEWTLPARGGKEFSELLDQFRDQDSLERVRPFLRGGTWRNFLAIYDESNWMQKRTTEVSHRVASDRSLTDGKRKEAQDEVWKSQCNCAYWHGVFGGLYLPHLRHAVYEHLISAEKLLEDNSVIDFTPGDIDGDGAVEYRLRSETLNLIASERGGTIREFDYLPRNFNLLNTLRRHPESYHAKVKTARVGKSKSGTIHRSMPAKEPGLGSLLQYDPWPREMLIDHFVPAGTRAAAMKKNAPERGDFPTAIYSSEFDGTLSLTRDGKAFGRRVGIQKRLSLNESEVKIEISVANHDEKNLPGLYACELNFAMLGGHTPDRYYEINGKPAQRRFLDTTSGEFGVRSIGVVSEDDGFRALVFFTRPTSLLRFPVETVSMSEAGLERIYQSSVILPYWKLGLRPGESANPQFVIRLEPLE